From the genome of Saccharomyces kudriavzevii IFO 1802 strain IFO1802 genome assembly, chromosome: 16:
AATAGATTTCTTACCGGAGGCTTCGGAAAACATATTAATCAAATTATCATAACGGCCACCAGCAGCAATGGAACCAACACCAACAAATTCTGAGGCATCCTCAACGGATTTagctttcttcttcagctcTGAAGCATTTTTTGGTGGGGCGGAAGCAGAAGTAACAGCTTCGTAAATTAAACCCGTGTAGTAGTCCAGGCCCCTTGCAAGGGAAAGATCAAAAGAGATGAATGAATCAATGTTGAAGGCTTCGGCATACTTCATTAGGGTAGCAATATCATCCAAACCTTGTTTGGCCTTTTCGTTTGAAATAATGTTGGCGTCTTGCGATAGAATGGTGTGAATTTCCTTCAACGAACCGTTTAATTTGACGTATCCACCAATTTTGTCTGCAGTTTCTTCAGATTGACCCTTTTCTTCGgtcatttcctttttgacAGCCTCCCATGGAGATTTGTCTAATTTGTCGACAGCAGAGGAAATCTTCCTcacatcttcatccttaACACCgcagatttgaaaaataccaTCAAGAATCTTCCTATGGTTTAATTTGATCTTGAAATCTCTGATTCCCAGACTGGTTAACCCTTCCACTAAGACGGATAGACATTCAGAGTCGGGAACCATTGATTCGAAGTTACCTGCAACATCAAAATCGCATTGGTAAAATTCTCTCATACGACCCTTGGTCATGGCTGGTTGATCCCTTCTGTAGACTTTTGCGATATGATATCTCTTAATATTTTGGATATTGTTCATTGCAGCGTATCTAGCAAATGGAACAGTCAGATCGTAACGTAGAGAACACAGTTCACCACCTTGATCCTCCAAGTTATAAATCAGCTTAGAATCCTCACCATACTTACCTGCCAAAATTTCTCTTAGTTCAAAGACAGGTGTGTCGATGGTGACACCACCATGCTTCTTAAATAAACTGGACAAAGTGCTGAAGATGGCTTCCCTGATGATCATATCAGTATCGGCCCAATCCTTGGTACCCTTAGGGGTCTTCAAAGATACTTGCAGTTTACTTTTCTTCGAAGCCTTTGGAGCCTtggcagcagcaacaggaGCAGCGGGAGCGGTAGCGGAAGACATTCTGGTGATAGAAGATGGCTTTATAGATGAAATTACTCTATTTATTGCTCTACTAAGCATTAAGCAAGAGATGAGCAAAATTTAACTACTTTAAAATAAGGCCTCGAGCTCGAAGACCCACGCCTGAAAGAACAATCGACCAATGCCATAAGTCATCTTCGAGATAGtttaaaatgaaaaaaaaaaaatatacaatgaaaaaaaaagaagatttcaagcaaaaatatcaccTTGTACGGAAACAATAAGGTTGGCTCAATGTCAATTAGAAAGTGCTGATATAAGAAAGCGATGAAACATGTATCCCATCCCTAACGTACCGGAAATGTTGCAAAATACACTACAAATATATAATTCGTGAGTTTTCACAGGGTTGCGTATCTCTGAGCGATGTTTAGCTCAAGTataactgaagaaaaactgaTGACCGCGTatcgaagaaaacaaagagaaaaaataattaagacaagaaaacgaaacagaaaatggtaaacaagagagagagagaaCAGAATAGTGGAGCAGGAGCAGGAGCGCGAGAGGTAGTACATTATAACAATCCGATTGAGAATGACACTGAATAGAAAGTGCGTTGTGATACATAACGGGTCACACAGAACGGTGGCCGGATTTAGCAACGTTGAATTGCCCCAATGCATCATACCTTCGAGCTATGTCAAGAGGACAGACGAGGCGGGGAAGGTTGAACTTATATTCGGGACCTATGACATGACAGACGCCGCAGCGGAGAAACGCAATGGCGACGAGGTCTATACGTTGGTAGATAGCCAAGGGTTGCCGTACAATTGGGAGGCATTAGAGTCGCAATGGAGGTATTTGTACGACACTCAACTGAAAGTCTCGCCCAATGAACTGCCATTGGTGATTACCATGCCCGCCACTAACGGGAAACCGGATATGAGCATATTGAGGCGCTATTACGAACTGGCGTTCGACAAGTTGAATGTGCCAGTATTTCAAATTGTCATTGAGCCCTTGGCGATTGCTTTGTCCATGGGCAAGAGCTCTGCATTCGTGATTGACATGGGCGCATCAGGTTGCAACGTGACCCCCATTATCGACGGTATTGTGGTGAAAAATGCTGTGGTGAGATCGAAGTTTGGTGGTGACTTCTTGGATTTTCAAGTACACGAAAAGTTGACTCCCATgatcaaagaggaaaacgACATGGAAAACATGGCAGACgaagagaaaagatcaACTGACGTTTGGTACGAGGCAAACACGTGGATTCAGCAGTTCAAGTCTACCATGTTGCAAGTGAGTGAAAAGGATTTGATTGAGTTAGAAAGGTATTACAAGGAACAAGCAGAAATATATGCCCGGCAACAAGAACAGCTGAAGCAAATGGACCAGCAACTCCAGTACACGGCATTAACAGTCAGCCCCAACAATCCATTGCTGCagaggaaaaattttctattCAAACCATTGAACAAGACTTTAACTATGAACTTCAAAGATTGCTACCAGTTCGCAGAGTATCTGTTCAAACCACAACTGATATCGGATAAATTCTCGCCAGAGGACGGACTGGGGCCGCTGATGGCGAAATCGGTGAAGAAGGCCGGCGCTAGTATAAACTCGATGAAGGCCAACACCTCCACTAACCCGAACGGATTGGGAACAAGCCACATGAACGGCAGCACTGGTGATAACGGCGCCGGTAGCAGCAACAATATATCACCGGAACAGGTCTACTCGTTACTATTGACAAATGTCATCATCACTGGCTCGACGTCTTTGATCGAGGGCATGGAACAACGCATAATAAAGGAGCTGTCCATTAGATTCCCGCAGTACAAGCTGACCACGTTCGCCAACCAAGTCATGATGGATCGTAAGATCCAGGGATGGCTAGGTGCCGTGACGATGGCCAACCTGCCCTCGTGGAACCTGGGAAAATGGTATTCCAAGGAAGATTACGAAACGCTGAAGCGGGACGGAAAACAGTCGCAATCTGCGAGCGTAAGCGCCAAGACAGACTAGTTGCAGAATGTAAAT
Proteins encoded in this window:
- the HTS1 gene encoding histidine--tRNA ligase (similar to Saccharomyces cerevisiae HTS1 (YPR033C); ancestral locus Anc_7.445), whose product is MLSRAINRVISSIKPSSITRMSSATAPAAPVAAAKAPKASKKSKLQVSLKTPKGTKDWADTDMIIREAIFSTLSSLFKKHGGVTIDTPVFELREILAGKYGEDSKLIYNLEDQGGELCSLRYDLTVPFARYAAMNNIQNIKRYHIAKVYRRDQPAMTKGRMREFYQCDFDVAGNFESMVPDSECLSVLVEGLTSLGIRDFKIKLNHRKILDGIFQICGVKDEDVRKISSAVDKLDKSPWEAVKKEMTEEKGQSEETADKIGGYVKLNGSLKEIHTILSQDANIISNEKAKQGLDDIATLMKYAEAFNIDSFISFDLSLARGLDYYTGLIYEAVTSASAPPKNASELKKKAKSVEDASEFVGVGSIAAGGRYDNLINMFSEASGKKSIQIPCVGISFGVERIFSLIKQRMNSSTVIKPTATQVFVMAFGGGKDWTGYLPERMKVTKQLWDAGIEAEYVYKAKANPRKQFDAAEKAGCHIAVILGKEEYLDGKLRVKRLGQEFADDDGELVSAADIVTIVQEKLSDIHEDGLNEVTRLIRGL
- the ARP7 gene encoding Arp7p (similar to Saccharomyces cerevisiae ARP7 (YPR034W); ancestral locus Anc_7.448); translated protein: MTLNRKCVVIHNGSHRTVAGFSNVELPQCIIPSSYVKRTDEAGKVELIFGTYDMTDAAAEKRNGDEVYTLVDSQGLPYNWEALESQWRYLYDTQLKVSPNELPLVITMPATNGKPDMSILRRYYELAFDKLNVPVFQIVIEPLAIALSMGKSSAFVIDMGASGCNVTPIIDGIVVKNAVVRSKFGGDFLDFQVHEKLTPMIKEENDMENMADEEKRSTDVWYEANTWIQQFKSTMLQVSEKDLIELERYYKEQAEIYARQQEQLKQMDQQLQYTALTVSPNNPLLQRKNFLFKPLNKTLTMNFKDCYQFAEYLFKPQLISDKFSPEDGLGPLMAKSVKKAGASINSMKANTSTNPNGLGTSHMNGSTGDNGAGSSNNISPEQVYSLLLTNVIITGSTSLIEGMEQRIIKELSIRFPQYKLTTFANQVMMDRKIQGWLGAVTMANLPSWNLGKWYSKEDYETLKRDGKQSQSASVSAKTD